The Juglans regia cultivar Chandler chromosome 10, Walnut 2.0, whole genome shotgun sequence genome includes the window TCTTATGATGGGTTCAAGcccaaatttaatatttttttaatcatattgtAGGTGCCAATTAGACTGAGAAAATAGAACTGACGGTTATGTGCaaatttatgatataaaatggccatttttgttttattggacTTAATGTATATGGAGTTAAGAGTTAGCTGCTCATTTTATCAGAAAGGGACAAATGAAGTGGTGAATAACTTTTGCTACATGTTCAATTTGTTCGTACAAGATTATAAGATATCATGAATTGTTTTTGAGACTCATCTAAGATATTTTGTAGAGATGATATGCCCATAGCATGAACATAAAAGGTTGGGGGCATTACTGCATACAAAGACATGTGATTGCACTCTACGAAGAGTGGGTGTGGTTCTAGTTAAAAGTGTTCAAAGGCAAGCAATGTAGGTTGAGActtcaagaaaaagagaacatTGGATAACTCATGAATAATGAGTGAGATTTGGTCTAAGGCTAACATGTACAAGAAttctaagttgcaagcaagtagGATGAGGCATAGTAGACTTGACTTGAGACTGCATCATAGTTTGAAGgcttttccatttccatttttactTCTTTGCATTGAAATGAAACTCTGGTCTTGGACCAACAGGCTACAGGAAGTAATCCAGGCACCAAACCAAATAGCATCGTCTGTGCTGActgtgatggaaatggtaagcTTGTCAAACTGCTGGTTCTTATTTCAGTCTTATCTATTACTTCCAATATTGGATATGGTAGCAATGAgatacaaataattaatactatatgCTAAAGAAGAGTAATCGGGCCTCATCTTTGCGTCCTCATCAAATATGTAGTCAATTGTGTTTGTGATTATGCAATGCTACAATTGTATCAAAGAGTGAGCCATGACGATAACTAGACCTTTGCAGCTCATGTTGGTTGTGGCTGAGAACAAATgattcttctcttcttccactCTAAAACGTTTTTTACTTCAGAAGTACAATGATTTTGGCACCCCAAAGACAAGCTTCATACTTTGAAATGAGTATTCTCCAGCTTTTTGCAAGATGTTGGTCATCTTTGTAGTAGATCTCTTGTACAAAGTTTGCTCGTCTCTTTTGCAAGCTGGTTTTAAAAAACTCAGTCTATCTAGGGACTTTTATAACTTATGTAAGGCCAAGTGGGAAACTACATTACTCTATGGACTTCTTTTATGTTAATGTATCGATCACTCAGGTTGCTTCCCAATAGTTCCCATGTCTTCTTCTGGATATAACGTGCTTCAGGGTACTTTCAACAGAGTGCAATATAGCATTGTTGATGGAATATAACCATAGCTTTATGGCTGTTGTGATGAGTCCATGTTGGTTAGATGTATTTGATGCATGGCCACCTTCTTTCTAAACTTTCTTGTTTGCCAGATTTTCCAGAACCTTCCAAATAACACTCCCAAATAAGTTCTTTCTTCTATAGCAATGGGAATTCACCAAATAATGCATCTACATGGGCTTCCTGCAAAGAATGACCTAAGTgcttgatttgtaatttttcctTCTATGCTAATAACATAAACAGGGATTTCCGTTATGTGTTTGTCTTCCTGTTCCAGGTGCCAAGTCGTGTACTCAATGCCAGGGTTCTGGTGTTAATTCTGTAGACCACTTCAATGGACAGTTTAAAGCTGGTGGATTATGTTGGCTGTGCAGGTATCCTAGTTTAAGTATCCTTTCATCATCGTTATTCTCGTAactgtgtgtgcatgcatgcatgtgcctGATGTTTACTGCAGCAAACCAAGAGGATTAGTGTCACTATATCCAATAATCACCATAATGGAACCATATTTACTTCCTGCTTTCCCTATTATTGGCTGAGATATAAAATCAGCTTAAATATGCAAGTCACACATACTCAAAACTAAGGCAGCATTAGGTGTTTTAGAACGAAAAGGTTCCTAGAAATGTTCCAGAAAATAAAGATTGCTTCTTGTTTCCAGCCTGCAGCAATGACAGATGAGGGTATGATACCTGTTGAAGATGCAGATCTCAtcacttcatttcatttccttgaTAGCTATAAATTTAGTTGttgcaaaacaaatgaaaaaacttATGTTTGATTTTCCCCTTGATTAAAACATGATAACTCCTCATGAAtaaactctttcattttctacttTTGGGAGACTACAGTCAGGAAAATAGGGTTGCGTCTGCACTCGATTATCTGTTTGCTGTCagaatgttatattataatctcAAAGCATTCTCACATGGACGTCCAAATGCCTGGAGCCTTGTTGAATCTTTTTATCAAGCATGCATGAAggatacaaaaataaaaaatgcaccaGTTGGTAGTTTCAGATGAAGAGAACTAATACGTCCTCGTAAATGAAATGACAACCTCAAAAAATCCAAATCGATTGTAGTGTTCTTGCATTACGTCTACTTTATGAGTCCCTGATCAGCATGGGTTTCTGCTACAGTTCAAATTAGAAGGTGATTGatactggttttttttttccttgcaggGGTAAAAGGGagattttgtgtgggagttgtAATGGAGCTGGCTTTCTTGGCGGATTCATGAGCACATTTGATGAATAGAAGCTTGCAAAAATTGGTTTTTCAGCGAATCGACTGTTTTGTGCTGTGTGTTTCACCAGAATTTCTGCATTTTCTCTGAACATCAATATACAATTTGTATGGTGTATATTGTATGGTAAGACTTGAGATTGAATTCATGGCTGCCCGGATTGAACATATATTCTGAATTACCATTACGAAACAATGCTAAATTTTGTAGTCAATGAATTTTGAATGTCAGATCTTTGTTGTCTGCCTTTTTCATTCTAAACCTTTGACTCTTTAAAACAGATTTTCCATTATTCTTTTCAGGCTTTTATGGATTCTTAAAAACAGAACGCACTACGTGAAAACAGACGGTCTAATCTATCCTCTGTGAGCTAGCTTGCACAATTCTTCTTCTAAGGCATGTCTGCATGATGCAAGTTCagacaataaataggatttaaggaattgaaacGAGGCATACACATGAAAATAAGAATCCTGCTACTTGCAATCTTTCGTAAGGAACACGTTTACATACTAATGATGTTGTAGgcaaaaagaattttcaaagttgcatctcaaaagagaaaaataaagctgGACTACCCCATAGAACTTCATAAACCTCATGTTTCTGATACACGGCCCTTCCATCATAAGATCAAATTTTACCTCTGCTTCTATTTGCCAACCAAGATCATGGACAAAAATGTAGAAGCCCTTTATCATCCATAGTTTGAATACGcatattttccttctttccCCCCTACTTTGAACTTCTTGAAAACAGAGCAAGAGTTCTAAATTTCTCACTTTTGGATCAAGTCAAAGATATATTGTTGCAAAGAAAGCAATTTTACAGAAGCAAAATAGTAGGTATACTATTCATGTCCTTGTAGTTTAGCCATTATACAAATTGCTACTCGTGTcataacaataatttttttgatccGTTctatctactttacaataaaagtaattttataatctgacgagtcacatcaagttatgtcagcttataggattattttgtgtaattcctttATGACTAGAGTATTTTTAACTATCTATCAGTGGTAGAGGTTACACATCAAAAGAAAGTTCATATATTATCGTCGAAAGTAAGAAGTCTAGCTCGATCCAATACAGAAATACTCAAACTGTGCTTAGGCAGCTGAGTGGGAGAGTGACAACAGCAGATATTTCCGAGAGCATCAACTGTAGATAAACTgtgacccaaagcatttcttttcctaAAAAAATGGACTATGCTGCATGGAAAGGAAGCATGAAATTGTATGATGTCAtcacaaatctcaaaatatttccAAAGCGATTGAGTGAAATTGTTGAACCAATTCACTATAAGGAGAGAGTCCGAATCACTAATGAGGTCTAATACATTGAGTTGGTAGCATGAAGTTAACCCGATTTTCAACGTTGAAAGTTCTGCAAAAGTGTTTATGCCATCACCCAAAAAGTGGGAGAAACCAAACATAAAGGAGCTAGAGGAGTGTCTTAAAACCTCTCCTTCCCAACATCTCCTCTATATTATTTGATCTTTGTTTTTTGGGTCAGTATATTATATTTGTCTTGGTAAAAGATAGCCTGAATATATGTTAGACCCTACATTACCTCAAACGTTTTTCAAAATgcttcactactcaactcagGTTGGCAGGTGCTAATTAATTTCGAACATACAAATTCAGATTAAAAAAGGAGACTTTCTTTGTGGAGCTAAACCTTTTGCTGATCTATATTTTCTTgggataaatatttttagagaaatggTATATAACATTTATGAGTTGTGAAAGCACTGcgaattctttttaaaaaagagtgggacccactattaaaaaattaattttttcatataaattctatatttatttactttttttaaaaaatatatatatatatatatatatataatacttgtatattCTATGactgtatattttattttttatatttttaacatcagCATGATTTTGGGATCTTTTGGCTGAGTTAAAGACACCGATTTCTGGAAAAACCATTAGATATTTTGACACTGCACTTGATGTACATCCAAAGTCGCTTTGGCCGAGTGGTTAAGGCGTGTGCCTGCTAAGTACATGGGGTTTCCCCGCGAGAGTTCGAATCTCTCAGGCGACGATTTCaccattttttatttgtctaTATCTCTAGTTATTCTTCATCAATTGACCTTTGAACACACTTTTCGAATCTCTCCTTGCGTACCTGTCTTCACCTCAATGCTACTCATTTTCATCATGGCTTTGGAAAATTCCGTTAAATCTTAACCCCAGCAATCCCCTTATGCTTCCGGCAGTGTTTTCCACGATGCTACGTGTTGCAGCCTCTCCCCATAGCCTCTGATCCGACTCTAAAACAGCATATCCATCACGTACATTCTTGAAGAAACTCACATCAAACTGGGTCTAGCTGTCTTTATCCAATGCAACACGTTTAGAGCCATCGCCACCTTTGGGACAAAGAGCTTGGAGCGTTGACAGAAATGCTTGGTTTATGGTGGGGTCGGCGTTGCCGATGGCTGAGAAGTTATATAAACAGTACCTGAAGAACAAACAATCTGTTTGGCCTATGGTATGTGCAcctgaaaaaaatacaaatccagACCCCATGAAAATATGTCAAATTATGTATGAAACATGTCAATCAATGTCTCCCTTCTAATGATCAGGGTGATAGGAAGAAGGAAATAGTACCAACTAAAGTGacaagatcatgatcatcaaggCCTTTAGCATCGAATTTTTGCCTCTGGGCGGCAATGGAGTCGAAAGGAGAAGGCAAATTTGAGGCTTGGGAGGACATAGAAACTCTGTCATCTCGTCTTCTAGTGGGCACTGACCAACTTGGACCATCATTCTGATATATGGAAAAAGCAGGCGAGTACACAAAGTTTAGATACACAAGTACTGCGTGTATAAGTGCTTAGTGTTGAAAGCCATGGAGTTGTGCTACTAATAATCATTATGAAACACAcaactaaatttatcttatctcatcattataatttttttaaattctcacacaaaacaaaattaacaattcaactttttcaaatcttaaaataaaaataatattaaaaaatatattataataatattttattcaatttttaactttaatctcaacttatcttatttgcgaaaacaaacgaggtcggATATATAacagccaaaaaaaaattcaagacaCAAATGCTCTTTTATGGTAGCCGATGTGGGAAACTTCTACATAAATGACCGTCAATAAACAatcttgcaaatatattttttgaaaaggagATTGTATACCAAGTCGACAGCATCACGAGCAGCCAGAGCTAGTATATCGGCGCATGATACCACTCCAGGGCACAACGCCTCTAGTTGTGATTTTGCATCGTGGATTACTTCAAATCCTCTTAAGCCAAGGTTTGGAAGTGCATTCCTTTCGGCAGAAGACCCCGTAATCAACACCGAACCATCACAGTCCTgcgccaaatatatatatatatatatatatatatatattgattgtcTCTTAGTAGTTTCTCCCCTAACATTTTGAAAAGCATATCTAATATAGATCAATGAGAAATGTTACAGCCACAgaaagatttcacaaaagtatcatataaattgacataacttTGATAcgctaaatttattttataataaaaatagttttacaatctaacataccacattaagtcatatcaatttgtagatttatttttgtaagatctctacatctacatatatatatatatatatatatatatatatatacacacacacacacacacacacacatatatatatatagatacacgAGAAACTCgtacttaatttttttagtgttCAGAAAATAATCATGATCGAGATAAAAACCATAGAAGAGCAGGAAGTAGACCTGAACAAAGCAGTCATGGAAGTGAAGCCTCAACAAGCCAGCTGCAATTGTAGGGTCTTTGTTGAAGTGTTCTTCGACAGTGGACTTGACTATGGCCTCTGCTCTTGGGCATGAAGTAGAataaaacccagttttcaattgGCTTTGTGTAGATAAACTCATCACTAAAATCACAAGGAATACAAACCATATTGCTTCCATATACTCTAATGAAAAATTTAAGCTAATCCCAATTCAGAATTGATGATGCTCTCTCCTTTCTTGCAACTTATATGTGGCAC containing:
- the LOC109010756 gene encoding protein BUNDLE SHEATH DEFECTIVE 2, chloroplastic-like, which produces MANSLCSVPVCSFKSPNKPGILIGNSVARKVLSVNEVSQKSQTAKFQSLEVKATGSNPGTKPNSIVCADCDGNGAKSCTQCQGSGVNSVDHFNGQFKAGGLCWLCRGKREILCGSCNGAGFLGGFMSTFDE